A window from Gossypium raimondii isolate GPD5lz chromosome 7, ASM2569854v1, whole genome shotgun sequence encodes these proteins:
- the LOC105764984 gene encoding protein MAINTENANCE OF MERISTEMS-like, with the protein MHQDLYRLVRPRLHDPGYFPDQRVILYLNVAGFGVAAYIQTSELRADLITALVERWSPETHTFHLPCGEVTITLQDVAVQLGLSIDGEPVTELGKLRDPWGTCERLLGRVPPSSEDERLTYIKFSWLKENFEHLPSSPTQMDIMYAARAFILQLIGGILLPEVNQNKVSIMYLSLLKDLEHAGRFSWGSAVLAALYRELCRATKPTTKTMGGCCLLLQSWALYRMPFLASVGHQPYVWPFVN; encoded by the exons ATGCACCAG GATTTGTACAGACTTGTTAGACCCCGGTTGCATGATCCCGGTTATTTTCCCGACCAAAGAGTTATACTGTATTTGAATGTTGCGGGTTTTGGGGTTGCCGCGTACATTCAAACATCTGAGCTACGGGCCGATTTAATAACGGCATTAGTTGAAAGATGGAGCCCGGAGACACATACATTCCACCTCCCATGTGGGGAGGTAACCATTACGCTGCAAGACGTAGCAGTCCAACTAGGGCTGTCTATTGATGGAGAACCAGTGACCGAACTTGGAAAATTACGCGATCCGTGGGGCACTTGCGAGCGGTTACTTGGAAGGGTGCCCCCGAGCAGCGAAGATGAACgtttaacatatattaaatttagttgGTTGAAAGAAAACTTCGAGCATCTTCCAAGCAGTCCAACGCAGATGGACATTATGTACGCTGCAAGAGCGTTCATTCTGCAACTTATTGGTGGGATACTTTTGCCTGAggtaaatcaaaataaagtctCGATAATGTATCTCTCATTGTTAAAGGATCTCGAGCATGCTGGAAGATTTAGTTGGGGCTCGGCAGTGTTGGCAGCCTTATACCGCGAGCTTTGTCGAGCGACAAAGCCGACTACGAAAACAATGGGCGGTTGCTGCCTTCTACTACAGTCTTGGGCATTATACCGAATGCCATTTCTTGCATCAGTGGGCCATCAACCCTATGTCTGGCCATTTGTTAATTG